The Phragmites australis chromosome 13, lpPhrAust1.1, whole genome shotgun sequence DNA window ACTCGAAAACAAGATCATATTCACAATTATGACATGTCAAAAATCTGTCTGTGCTCCAACTAGGGACTATTCTCATGCCAAACTTCGACTAGTTCCCAAGGGCAATGAGCTTCTGCATCTAATGCCACCATAGTTAAGCTTCCGCAACGATGAGCTAGGCTAGAGTCATGGACATCAAAGCTGCTTCTTTTTAGCGACCAACCCACAATGATGATAGTGGAGTCAACACTTTCTCACTATCTTTTCGAACCTGCTTGTTGCGACATGAAATCCACCAAGCTAGGAGGCAATAATAGGTCATAGTGTGGTAGCATGGACATGAGAGTGTAGAGGCGATGGATGTAAAGACGAACGGTGGCTATTGACAAGTGATGTCGGTGGTGACCATATAAATATGGATGTCGCTATAGTGGACAGGCTGGTAGTGATACGAGATATGTGAGAATTGAGGAAGAAACAAACTTGGTGGAAGGAGAAAATGTGAGGAATAATAATAACAATGCCAAGGGAAGGAAATAAAGTTTTTTGGTCTATGAAGGGTCAGAAATCCTAATTTGTGAGTTGTAGTTAGCATCCTAAAGGTTACACTTAAGCGAGGGAGAAGTGCGGAAGTAAAAATGTTTCTTAATTTATCTAAGTACTTAGCATCTTTGAGGATACAACAAAATGATGCTACATTATGAGTGGGTGCCATATTCTACATTTTCCCTTCTTATTTCTAAAATCCACTACACCATCTTCTCACCAATCCTCTCTGCGGAACTGGATTGTCTTTGGTGCAAGTATGCCATAGCACACCTTTGAGCAGCCACCATCACCGTgagaagagagctatgaagctATCACCCATTCCATGAGCCTCCTATATTGTCGGTGCTCAAATTATCCATAACACCCAAATCGGCAATTGGAGTGTCGACTGACAtctattttttaacttttctaTATTGcacaatatttttatatttttctaataaaataatattattctaaaaaaatctaCGGTAGGGCTGCCACCATCACCTCgagaagagagctatgaagctATATATCACCCCTTCCCATTAGCCTCTGGAGAGACATTTGGTGATCACCACCGTTGCACCATCTGACTTTGCAGCGCTATCAGCTGTTATTTTGAATTGAGTGAAAACACCATAATATCCCTAAGTGAAAAGTGATTTTTATAGGATGAAGTTTGAAAATTCAAGAGTTAGatgcattttgttttgtctGAGTTGAAATATAGAATTCCTATTGATAGTTCTTTGAAGCAATTGAGGTGGTCTTGGGGGAAGCCAGTCATTAAGTGTGGTTGGGAGCAGTGAGAGATTCCTATGATAGTTTTCACGCCTTCGAAAATACAGGTGCATATACGGTTGACCTTCACAAGCAAATAGCAGTATAACCAATATGAATCCTGGTTGTGACGAAAGTAGTAGATTAATTTACAACACATATCATTATTCATTGGAAAACTAGCAAAAATGTTAAAGATATTTGAAAGTCATAATAGAACCATAGCTGATTCATATCCTCTCGGCGAGCAGTAGAAAAATATCACCTAGATGACTGAATCCATCCTGCTACACGTCCCTCTAAACATTACCTACCATTAACGTCCTTATCACAGCATTGATAGTTTGATACTACAATAATTCTACCTACACATCCTTGATCGCCATTGTTGCCACCACGCAACTCCATCCTACGCAAGCAGCTCAGAGAAGCACTATAAACAGTCCAAGCAAGCAACCACTACTCCAGCTCCACACAAGGAGACCGCGGAGAAATATCCAGCCCGACCCGACGAGAGCAGTCATGGCTCGCCGCCTCCGACTCGCCGGtttcgccctcctcctcctcgtctccgCCGTCGCACTCTGCTCGGCCGAGTCCGACGCCGCGGAGGACCCGCTCATCGAGCAGGTGGTCGGCGACGACAACGAGCTGGAGCTGAACGCGGAGGTGCACTTCGCGAGCTTCGTCCGCCGGTTCGGCAAGTCCTACCGCGACGAGGACGAGCGCGCGCACCGGATGTCCGTGTTCAAGGCCAACCTCCGCCGCGCGCGGCGGCACCAGCGGCTCGACCCCACGGCCTTGCACGGGGTCACCAAGTTCTCCGACCTCACCCCCGCCGAGTTCCGGCGCCAGTTCCTCGGCCTCCGCCGCGGGAGCCCCCTGAAGGGGTCGGCGCACGAGGCTCCTATCCTCCCCACGGACGGACTCCCCACCGACTTCGATTGGCGTGACCGCGGCGCCGTCGGCCCTGTCAAGGACCAGGTCGGATGCCCGCCTTGGTTCCTTCCTTCTCCATTATTCATCCACAAAGATTTGATTTTGATGGGTATATCGGTGGAATTGATGACTTGATTCGATCGGATTGGGCTTGCTTTGATTCCTTCGCTGCAGGGGTCGTGCGGGTCGTGCTGGTCGTTCAGCACGTCCGGGGCGCTGGAGGGGGCGCACTTCctcgccaccggcaagctcgaGGTGCTCAGCGAGCAGCAGATGGTCGACTGCGACCACGAGGTATCCATCAATCACATCATCGCTCAACGAAAACTTGCTTCTTCTAATATAATTGCTTTCTTTGATAAACTAGTTGGTAAAATTCTGCGTTCTTTGTTTTGTTGGCCTAATAGCTGAAAGGATGATGCAAGGATATTCCTCTAGGTTGTCCCGACTTGTTCTGCCTGTTTCTGCTGTGTCCTTTTCGTGGTTTCCTCTGCTCTCATTGGTGGGGACCAGAAAGCAGAATTTTTATGACTCTAGGAAAAACACAAAAAGTAGGAAATATAAAGATAATTGATAAAGAGAATTGACTATATGGTAGGTTTGCAAGAAAGATAgaaattttagttcatttccATTCTCCTTAATTTGTTTCACCATATTGATTTACTGAATGAAATTGGATCTCATCCACATGGTAGTTGAGAGTCAATATGCATGTTGTTGGACCCAAGAAAGTTTTCCCTGGCTGTAAGTCCAAGGCACTGGCTGTATCAAACATCTTCCGATATTTCTTGTTCCAGTGGTTCTAGCGATTCATCGCTGAAAACGTTCAAGCACCGGCAAAGGGAATTTGATTAGTCATCAATCTGCACACTACTCAACTACTAAGGCCCAAATTTCCTGTGTCTTGCAAACCATTTCACTTGTAGTGCCAGTAATAGTTTTATCCTTGTTGGCTTCCCATTTCTGATTTCCTGATAGGGTGCACCTAATATATACTGTGTTCTTGTTATGAATTTGCAGTGTGATCCATCAGAACCACGCTCATGCGACGCAGGATGCAATGGTGGCTTGATGACTACAGCTTTCAGTTATCTCCAGAAAGCTGGTGGCCTAGAGAGTGAGAAGGATTACCCTTACACCGGGATGGACAGCACCTGCAAGTTCGACAAGTCGAAAATCATTGCTCAAGTCAACAATTTCAGCGTTGTCTCTGTCGATGAACAACAGATTGCTGCTAACTTGGTGAAACATGGCCCACTCGCAAGTAAGGATCAAAAGCATTTGATCATTGCAGCTGTCACAATTAGCCTATGAATATCATGCAAAAACTAGTTACTGATGCATGCTCTCTTTCCTGCAGTTGGTATCAACGCAGTCTTCATGCAGACATACATTGGCGGTGTCTCATGCCCATACATTTGTGGGAGGCATCTTGATCATGGTGTTCTCCTGGTTGGCTATGGATCGTCTGGTTACGCGCCAATCCGCTTCAAAGAAAAGCCCTACTGGATCATAAAGAACTCGTGGGGCGAGAACTGGGGTGAGAACGGGTACTACAAGATCTGCAGGGGCCCGCATGTGCAGAACAAGTGCGGTGTTGATTCGATGGTATCCACAGTCACTGCAATTCACACCTCTAAGAAGAAATAGGATCTTATTAGTCCTCTTGTCTGTATATACCACTACTTGATATGTGATTTTGTGATAGAACTGTTATCAGGGAGGGTTATTCTGTGGTATTATGTGAAACTTCCCTTGATTGCTGTAGTGTGTGTTTGGGTTATTATGTATGCTTATCACGCCAGAACAGTTTTCCCACATGGATGTTGCTACTTGTTATCATTTGTAATGTTTGTAATCCGGTCAATCTTTGTACATGTCACTCAATTATTTGGATCTTTTGGTACTCACTGTAAGCTAGTTTTTGTGACCGGTTGTGACCCTAGTCACCATATGATATGGTGGGCATCACTATATGATATGGCCAGGTCACAATATGACACGGTGGGTGTCACAGTCATCGTATGATATGGTGATCTTAATTTTCTGCTGAGATGGGGATAACGGTTAGTTTTTGGTTGGtggctatatatatacacacaccatCCCCACTACCTCTTTAAGGTTCTCTTAGCTGGTTGGTGATGCATTTACATCCTTGGAAAGTTAAGAGAAAGAAGTAGCAGTTGAGTGATTTTTATGTTCTTTAATTgcaagattaaggacatcattagtgctagAAGAGTAGCTAGTGTGCACCCACTTATCTCTGTCTTAGATTAGGTTAAGTGAGGTTTTTAggttgttactcttggtgattgATATTATTTAGATGACTTGGTGCCGATTGATCTTGAGCAGTTTCATGGTGAAGTGATTGTTGAAGTCCTAAGATGAAGATGTACCAGTTTGGAGTTCACTGATCTAGAGTGGAGAAGGACTACCACTAGAGAGCATTTGATCCCTTGAACGGGATCAAGAGGGAGCTATACCCTTTCATGGGTGCTCCAATGAGGACTAGGGAGAGTGTCAACTACTCGatatctcagaaaaaaaaaattgagtctCCCTATCATTTTTCTTTactttgagcaatttacttctagcatttaatttccgtatttacatttttgcaatttccTTTAATAGGGTTGCTTTGCTAGAATAGGGATAGTGCTTGATTGAGCTCTCTTGTGATTCACCTATAAACTAGTGCACATCTAGGTTAATGTTTCTACATTCCTTTGCAATAGTCGTTAGAAAAAATTTTAGAACCCAATTCACGCCCAATTGGGCAtcttgatcctacaattggtattagaccCTCGTATTCACATATTAGGCTTCATCGCCCAGAGCAAGATGCCTTATGGGGTTAGCACCATTCCATACTTTGATGGCAATGACTTTACATACTAGATGGTTAGGATTGCTAGTCATCTAGAGGCCATTGACCTCGGAGTATGGAATGTCGCCGTTGAAGGCTATCCCGCACCGCTCAATCAAGAGCAAGCTAAGTTCAATGCCAAGGATAGAAACATCATCTATGAGGGCATTAGCAAGGAAGTGTTTAGTAGAATTCGTAGCCTTATATGTGCTCACAAGATTTGGGTCACTCTtgaagaaattcatgagggatctatAAATGTCTGTGAGAAAAGACTATATATTATTCAAACTAAGCTCAAAGATTTTAAGATGCTTCCTCATGAAAATGCTAATAACACGTATTCTCGCTTGAATGTCTTAGTTGAAGAAATGAACACGCTTGGATTTACACAAATGAGTGAAGGAGAAGTGGCGTGGAAGATGCTACAAGTGCTTACAAGACCAAAGTATGAAACAATCACCTCATTTTTACATCAACTTGATCTTGACAAGTTGCCCATTGGTCAAGCCTTAGGGAAGATCACTGCAAATGAGCTATACTTGATGAGCGGGTAGAAAGAATCTTCTTCATCTAAGAAGAACATCACATTCAAGGCAAGCactgacaagaagaagagcaagatcaagattgAATCAAGTggaagtgatgaagatgatgatgaagactcCGACACTGAGCTTGcacttctcatgagaagaactacaagAATATTCAATAAATTGAACAGGAGGGCCTATGACTTTAATCTCAAGAACAAGAAATTCTTCTCAAGAAAGAAGAAGCCTATCTTCGAGATGGATTGTTACAATTGTGATGAGCTTGGACACTTGGCTCATTAACGCAAGAAAGCTTCCAAGAAGAAGGGCAATGCCAAGTATCATGATGATAGTGATGATGGAGGAAATCccaaaaaaattacaagatgaAGAATAAGCCTTTCAACAAGAAGAAGCTATTTAAGAGAAAGAAGAATGAAGATCGCGAGGCTTACATTGTTGGTGAGTGGCTCACCGATGAGAGCTCAAGTGACTATTCATCAAGTGAAGATGATTATGAAGAAATTTCCGAACTCGCCATCAAGGAGTCTCAACCATCACTACCTCCACCTCTTATGTGCTTTATGgaaaaaggtaacaacaaggtgagctctgatgatgatgatgatgatagtgatgatgatcaACCCTCTTATGATGAGCTTATTAAGATCATCAAGAAGTATACATCCGTCATCAAGAAAAAGAAtgataagtttgatgcatttgGGAAGTTATATTCCAAACTTAATTCTAGTCTTGATGAGCTTAATGCCAAGCATAAAAGTCTTAGTGAGAAGCATGATAGTCTTGATATTTCTCATACTGAGCTTCAAATTAGACATGAAAAACTTAGGCTTGAGCATATTGAGCTTAGTGATAGATATAAGTACCTTGAGCTTGCTTATAATGCTATTGACCCTAGCAAGATTGCTCCCTCCATTGATAAGTCTCTTGATATTGCTAAGGTCAATGTATCTACATCATGTGATGATTTACCATATATACCATGTTCCTGTTCTTCTCATATTGTTGCAAATGTTGAGACTAAATTTGCAAGGAAAAATGAGGGACTCGAGCTAGAAATTGTAAGTTTCAAGGGTGGTGTTGACCGGTTGGAAAAAGGTGAACTCAAGCATAAGGAGATTCTTTACAAGCATGCAAGTTCCTTTGGAAAGAATGGTCTTAGGGAGCTTTTCCAAACCTGTGAAAAACATCATGAAGTCTCTGGAGATTGCTTCATGCTTCGTTAAGCAAAATGGCTCCTATTGCTAGCATTGTTAAGAACTTGGTCACACCACAAGGGAGTGTCTCACCCCTCCTTGCCCTACTTTGTCTTTCAACTACAAAGCTATGCATGATAACTCATACTTCTTCAGAAGAGTTTGGACTCTTTCCAGGCTAGCTTCCATCAGAACTACTATTAGCCTATGATGATAAAGTTCTAGTTAACTCAGTAGGCTATCTCTCTTGCTCATGAAAACATTGCAGCCCTGAATGCTCAAAATCAAGAGTTGAATGGCATGTTTCATAACTTATCTTTTGGGTAGCAGAGTCTTCAGATGTAGTTTTCTAGCTTCACTTCACACTTCTGTAGTGTCTATCCTAGGCCTCCTCTACCTCCTCCTCAGGATGACTAGActttttggtatttgatgccaaagggggagaagatgTGGCAGagaagtgaagagcaagaaggagTGCTAGAAGAAGTTGTCTTTAGTTTTAATTTGTCACTCTTAGTTATGTAAGGATGAGACTTGGCTTGTATCATGTCGTTCTCTTATGTCTCATAAACCTTATTACTTGCATTTGCTTCTTATGGATTATATGGTAGTCTGTGTGTGAACTTATTGTTTGAATGTTTTATTAAGAACTATGGTATTGTAATTTGATGAACTATGTTGACTTGCTTATATTTTTGTTCATCTCTATTACTATATTCTAATATTGTATTGGATGCCTTGAGGAATTATTTTTCATGACATACTCGAAGTAgtgatctcattgataatatCTTTTTTCTCGGATCCAAGAATACAAGGTAAATTCCCCCAAAATTTTCTTTCTGCcggtcaatggtgattagagaagagaaatgatcacattAATTGGTAAGTggcgtactattaagagggttgatGTGCGTTTACTTGATGTATCAAAAGTTTCATTATTGCTgaaacttgcatttcatctaGAGTGAGGGATTTGAGGGTGTTCTAAGCAgatggcagtctgaccgctgtataagcAAGGCAGAATTTTTTCAGGTTCCTAAGTCGCGGTCTAACCGAGGGGTGTCCCAGTCTAACCGTCAAGGGAGTAGAGAGTTTGGACTCTCTGCTCTGGCTGGCGGTCTAACCACAGGGCTTACCGGTCTAATCACTAGGGAACAAAGAGTTTTGGATATCTGTTCTAGGCTCGCGGTTTGACTGAGACCAGTGACAATCTGACCGCTAGGTCAACTATTCTTCAGTGTTAGAGTCATCATTACAGTTTTCTAGCTGTTGGACCAGTGGTAGTCTGACCGTTAGTTGTACTGCGGTCTGATCGCTAGATGTGTAGAGTTGTCAGCTTTTGGGTAACGACCACTTTTCGAGTTGTGGTCTATAAATAGATACCTTGCTGGTTCAAGGGGAAGCATCACTTTATCATCTCCCTCTtttggcttagtggttgcatatttgagaatgtgagagcatctagtgcattaCTTTCTAGCGTTTGAGCTTTGTGGCACTattgatccttcaagcaagcgtcgttgacttgttactcttgaaggttACACCCCTCCTAGACGACTTGGAGGTGGTTGCatcgttgagcccttcaaatAAGTTTGTGAAGGAGCCTCGGTGATGATTGTGAGAGGTTATGAGCACGCCTCACCGGAGCGGttaagtgctactctagtggaatcgagatACTAAATAGTTCATTGTTCTATtctggcttaagatcaagttgctcggtgtgagcctcTTCTCGTGGTGATAATTGCAAACTTGATAAAAGAGCGATTAGAAgattgaactcacctcaacgtgtattagaggtgatcggcaaatcaccgatactaTGGGATAAAATTCATGCGTCATCTCTTATGCTATTTAcattcatgcaatttaccttatacaatttatctttctagaacataaattgttgcatgtcactcTAGGATTGGAAACTTTGATATAGTTCTAGTTGCtttatattgctctagtgatctctagtttaaTTTTCGCAAGTTTTATTTAAtcacttagcaattagttttgaaaccgcctattcaccctccctctagttggtatcctagatcctacaggATGGATagggagatgggccgaggcagCAGTTTGACCTGCGCAGGAAGAGGTGGAAGGAGCAGGCCGGGGTGCTGGGTCAGGAGCGCGGGCGAGGCCgagggagaggggggggggggacgggtTGGACCGAGctgtgagagagggagggccCAGCGaagcttttttcctttttctttttcttttctattttgttttccaagcattttctttattctttcTTAAGCAATGCCTTTGAATACATTaatttatattatttataaaTAAGAGCATGAGGGACATTTTcttgagaaaatttattttattttttcaaaatcgAGCAGTTACAGGATTTACAATAAATGCAATATTAACATCTTTATAAATAAAACTTTGAACATATTAAActgatttttaataaaaaataagtcCATACACAaaatttgaggattattgaatCTAATATGAAGTACTAAAAGACAGTTAACACGCATCTATGTTTTGCCTGAAACCAAATGAACAGTTAACACGCATCGCTGCAATTAAGCTAGGTACTGAACTTAACTggaccagggttcaaaaattcaTCAGTAACCGACCAAAATACGTGATAATCGGGCATCTCGGTCCAGCtcggtttcaaaaaccgaacggtaacctaatttaaattcaaaaaaataaaaaaattcaattttttttaaaaaaatcctaaaacaaattagacacaattctaagaccttctatgaaaaaaaattcaaaaataatgtcatttgcatcatattctatagagacaaagtttgaaaaaaaatgaaaaaagttgaagcggaCGGTGACTcagttattaacttatgttaaggaaaaacttaacatgcaaatacatatttttcttgtgtagaacatatcttaagaggatctttaaaattgatttcactttatttagagttttattaatttttctataatttttacaaagttcacaagcataaagtgaatatgttaagaaacaatactgtaattaactttttcatatctactattattttttctacgtaaatcatagtataaataaattaataaaagtgatttcactaatttttgaggtatgataggtcagttatgaattaatctagtcgcaacacatttatacaatcttgcatgttacaataattaattcacgagt harbors:
- the LOC133888341 gene encoding cysteine proteinase 1-like; its protein translation is MARRLRLAGFALLLLVSAVALCSAESDAAEDPLIEQVVGDDNELELNAEVHFASFVRRFGKSYRDEDERAHRMSVFKANLRRARRHQRLDPTALHGVTKFSDLTPAEFRRQFLGLRRGSPLKGSAHEAPILPTDGLPTDFDWRDRGAVGPVKDQGSCGSCWSFSTSGALEGAHFLATGKLEVLSEQQMVDCDHECDPSEPRSCDAGCNGGLMTTAFSYLQKAGGLESEKDYPYTGMDSTCKFDKSKIIAQVNNFSVVSVDEQQIAANLVKHGPLAIGINAVFMQTYIGGVSCPYICGRHLDHGVLLVGYGSSGYAPIRFKEKPYWIIKNSWGENWGENGYYKICRGPHVQNKCGVDSMVSTVTAIHTSKKK